CCTCGCATGGGTCGAGATCGCGCGGGCAACCGACGTGGGCCGCGTGCGCGGCCACAACGAGGACCGTCATCTCGTGCGACCCCCGGTGCTCGCCGTGGCCGACGGCATGGGCGGCGCGCAGGCCGGCGAGGTGGCGTCCGGCATGGCTGTCGCGGCGCTGGATGCCATGCCGGAGCAGCCCCGGCCGGGCGACCTGCGGCGCGCCGTGGAGCGCGCCAACGGCGACATCCGCAAGGCGGCGTCGAGCGATGCCAGACGCGCCGGCATGGGCACCACCGTCACCACGTGCATGCTGGCCGACGACGGCCGCATGTACGTGGTGCACGTGGGCGACTCGCGTGCGTACCTGGTGCGCGGCGGCGAGCTGCGCCGCCTCACCGACGACCACTCGGTGGTGGCCGAGCTGGTGCGCGGCGGGGCGCTCACCGAGGATCAGGCCGACCGCCACCCGCAGCGCAACGTGATCACGCGTGCCCTCGGGGCATCGGACAAGGTGAGCGTCGACGCCTTCCAGGTGGGCGTGGAGCCCGGCGACGTGGTGATGCTCTGCACCGACGGCGTGTCGGCTGCGCTCGGGGATGCCGCCCTACGACGGGTATTCGCCGACGGGGCGTCGCTCGATAACGCCGCGCTGGCCCTGCTTGCGGCTGCCGACGAGTCGGGCGGCGAGGACAACGCGACGGTCGTGCTGGCCCGCGTGGGCGAGGGCGACGCCGCAGGGGTGCCACCGCCCCTGGAGTTCGTGCCGGCCACGCCACGCGTGGCCGTGCTGCCGCGGCCCATGGTGGAGCCCAGCGCGCGCACGGCCCGGGCGCCCGAGCCCGGCCGCGTGCTGGAGCGGGTTCCCACCACGCGATCGAAGCTGCTCATCGCGGGCACCGCGGTGCTCGTGGTGGCGGGCATGATCATGGGCCTCACGGCATGGGCGGCGTCGCGGTCGCACGTGGTGCGCGCCGACGACGCCGGCCAGGTCCGCCTGTACGCCGGGCTCCCTTACTCGCCGCTGGGAATCCCGCTCATGGATGACGGCCGGCCGCTCGGCGTGCCCGCCCGCGACGTGACGGCCGAGGACGCATCGGCGCTCGACCAGGGCATCCAGGGCGAGGGCGAGGCCACCGCGCTCGCCACACGGCTCATCTGGCGATACGGCATGCCGCAGCAGTGGAAGGTGCCCGAGGCAGGGGGCAAGCCATGAGCCTGCGCTCGCGCGAGCTGGGATTCCTCATCCCCGCGCTGCTGCTGGGCATGCTGGGCCTGGCCGCCGGGGCGTCCGCGCGCGCCGACGAGCTGCAGGCGGGCCCGTGGCAGACGGCGCTGGGCGTGGCCCTGGTGTTCATCGTCATGCACGCGGTACTGCGCCTGCGCGCGCCGCTGTCCGACCCCTACCTGGTTCCGATACTCGCGGCGCTCACGGGGATCGGGCTGGCGATGCTCTACCGCATCGATCCCGGGCTCGCGGGCGACCAGGCCATCTGGGTGACGCTCGGCGGCATCGTGTTCTGCGCCGTGATCGTTTTCCTGCCGGACCAGCGCGTGCTGGAGCGCTACCGCTACGTGATCGGCCTCACCGCGGTGATCCTGCTGGTGGTGACCATGGTGTTCGGCACCGAGGTGAACGGCTCGCGCCTGTGGATCGAGGTGGGTGGCGGGCAGCGGATCCAGCTGGGCGAGCTGGCCAAGGTGCTCATGGTGATCTTCCTCGCCGGCTACCTGCGCGAGAAGCGCGAGGTGCTGGCCATCCCCACCCAGAGGCGACTCGGCGTGAACCTGCCGTCGTTCCGGCACCTGGCGCCGATCCTGGTGCTCTGGGGCGCCGCGCTCGTGGTGGTGGTGGTGCTGAACGACTTCGGCACGGCGCTGCTGTTCTTCGGGGTGTTCCTGGCCATGTTGTACCTCGCCACGGGCAGGCCGCTCTACGTCGGCCTCGGCGTGGGCCTCTTCGCCGTGGGCGCACTGGCCATCTGGGCGGCCGTGCCGCGCATAGGCGCCCGCGTCGATTCGTGGCTGCACCCCTTCAGCGATGCCCAGGGCAGCGGCTACCAGATGGTGCAATCGCTCTATGCGCTGGCCGACGGGGGCGTGGTGGGCCCGGGATTCGGCCGGGCCCTGCTGGTGACGCCGGGCGGAGAGCCGCGAATACCCGCGCTCGAGACCGACTTCATCTTCAGCGCAGTCTCCAACGACCTCGGTTATGTCGGGGCCATCGGCGTGATGCTTCTCTACGTGCTTCTAATGGCACGAGGCTTCGCAATCGCCACGGCCGCCCGGGACGGCTTCTCCAAGCTGCTCGCCGGGGGGCTCACCGCGGTGGTGGGGCTGCAGGCCTTCATCATCATCGGGGGGGTCGTGCGACTCGTCCCGCTCACGGGAGTGACCCTGCCCTTCATGTCATACGGCGGCTCGAGCGTGGTGGTGAACTTCGGCATCGCGGCGATCCTCCTGGTGATCAGCAACAGGTCGCGCCGGGGCCTTGTTGAAGCCGTACGGGGGGTGCCCGCCGCGTGAACAAGTCGATCCGCACCCTCTACATCGCCCTGGCATCGGCGTTCGCCCTGCTCGTGGTGATGCTGGGCTACTGGCAGGTGGTGGCGGCCGGCGGGCTGGATGAGCGCGCCGACAACCCCTACACGCTCGAGAAGCAGCGCCTCGTCGACCGCGGCCGCATCATCTCGGCCGACAAGATCGTGCTGGCCGAGAGCGTGGCCTACCGCGAGAAGGGCAAGAAGTACTACCGGCGCTACTACCCGCAGGGCTCGCTGGCGAGCCAGGTGGTGGGCTACGCCACGGCGGAGCAGGGGGCCACGGGCCTCGAGCAGCAGTACAACCGCTACCTCGCTGGCAGCTACGGCACGGGGGCGATCCTCGACCGGCTGCGCGAGGAGACCAAGGACGGCGCCGACATCCGGCTCACGCTCGACACGCGCGTGCAGAAGACCGCCGAGGCGCTGCTCTCGGGCCGCAAGGGCGCCGTGGTGGCCATACAGCCGAAGACCGGCAAGGTGCTGGCGGTGGCATCATCCCCGTCGTTCGACCTCAACCAGGTGACAAGCGACTTCGCCTCCATCCGTAAGGAGGCCGACGCGCCGCTCCTCAACCGGGCGACCGCCGGTCTGTATCCGCCGGGCTCCACCTTCAAGGTGGTCACCGCCACCGCGGCGCTGGCCAGCGGCAAGTGGTCGGCGTCGTCCACCTTCGACGACAAGGGCGTGTACGTGGTGGACGGCAAGCCCATCTACAACTCGGGCAAGTCGAAGTTCGGGCTCCACAACCTCACGGATGCGCTCACCTTCTCGATCAACACGACATTCGCGCAGATCGGCGACACCCTCGGCGGGCGCAGGCTCGGCCGCGAGATGAACCTCTTCGGATTCGGCCGCCCCACCGAGATCGACCTGCCTTCCGGGGAAGTCGCCACGTCGGGCAGGTACCGTGAGGGGAAACTGCTCCCCAATGACCAGCGCGACGAGGACGCATCCCGCATCGCGATCGGACAGGAGAACCTCCAGGTGACGCCACTCCAGATGGCCATGGTGGCCGGCGCGATCGCCAACGGCGGGCGAATGATGCGCCCGTACCTCGTGCGCCGGGTCATCACCCCCGACGGCGTGGTGGTGAAGCAGCAGCGCCCCGAGGAGGTCGATTCGGTGTCGAGCGCGTACATCGCATCCGAGGTGGGCCGCATGATGCAGAGTGTGGTGTCCGAGGGCACGGGAACGAAGGCGGGCCTCGCCGGCCTGTCGATCGCCGGCAAGACCGGTACGGCCGAGACCGGTGACCCCGAGCGCAACCAGGCGTGGTTCATCGGTTACGCGCCGGCAAACGACCCCGAGGTGGCCGTGGCCGTGGTGATCGAGGACACCTCCGGCACCGGTGGCACCGAGGCCGCCCCGGTGGCCGGCGAGGTCATGCGCACGGCGCTGTCGGTCGACCCCGTGCCCGGGGAGCCCATCTCATGACCATCGGCCCCGGCAGCGAGCTGGGCGAGCGCTACGAGCTCGGCCACCAGATCGGCAGCGGCGGCATGGCCGCCGTGTACCTGGCGTACGACACCGTGCTCGACCGCGAGGTGGCGGTGAAGGTGCTGGCCGAGCGCTTCGCCGCCGACCACGCGTTCGTCGAGCGCTTCCGGCGCGAGGCATCGGCCGCCGCGGGCCTGAACCACCCGAACATCGTGGCGGTGTACGACCGCGGCGAGGCCGAGGGCACGTACTACATCGTGATGGAGTACCTGTCGGGCCCCGACCTCAAGAAGGTCATCCGCGACCAGGGCGCGCTCGAGCCCGCCGTGGCCGTGGACAACGCCCTGCAGATCCTCTCGGCGCTCACCGCGGCGCACGCGGCCGGGATCATCCACCGCGACATCAAGCCCCAGAACGTCATGGTGGGCGAGGACGGCCGCCTGCGCGTGGCGGACTTCGGCATCGCGCGCGCCGACGCCGACCAGCAGATGACCGAGGCCGGGTCGGTGATCGGCACCGCCCAGTACCTGTCGCCCGAGCAGGCCCAGGGCGAGGAGACCACCGCCGCCAGCGACACCTACGCCGTAGGCGTCGTGCTCTACGAGATGCTCACGGGGCGCGTGCCGTTCGATGGCGATCGCCCGGTGACCGTGGCGATGAAGCAGATCAACGAGCCGCCCGTGCCTCCGCGGGTGTTCGTGCATGACATCCCGCCCGACCTCGACGCCGTGGTGTTGAAGGCGCTCTCCAAGCGCCCGGAGGACCGCTACCACTCGGCCGAGGAGTTCACGGCGGCCCTGCTCGACGTTCGCGCAGGCATGCCGGGCAACCAGCAGTCCACGCTCATCCTCACCGCGCCGGCGGCCACCGCAGGGGCGGCCGCGGCGGCGACCACGGAGACCGCAGTCATGGCAGAGCCCGCACGAGGCGGACGCGGAGGCAACGGGCGCGGAGGGGGGCGCGGCACGAAGAAGGGCGGCGCCAACCGGCCAGCGATGTGGGGCATCGCCGCCGTGATCATCGCGGCCATCGCCGTGGCCCTGGCCCTGGCCCTCACGCGTGGCGGCAGCGACATGATCGGCGTGCCCGACGTGGCGGGCTTCGACGCGCCCGCCGCATCGCGCGCCATCACCGATGCAGGGCTCACGCCCACGCAGCGCACCCAGGCCAGTGACACCGTGCAGTTGGGCGTGGTCATCGGCACGCAGCCCGAAGCCGGCACCGAGGTG
The nucleotide sequence above comes from Actinomycetota bacterium. Encoded proteins:
- the pknB gene encoding Stk1 family PASTA domain-containing Ser/Thr kinase, which codes for MTIGPGSELGERYELGHQIGSGGMAAVYLAYDTVLDREVAVKVLAERFAADHAFVERFRREASAAAGLNHPNIVAVYDRGEAEGTYYIVMEYLSGPDLKKVIRDQGALEPAVAVDNALQILSALTAAHAAGIIHRDIKPQNVMVGEDGRLRVADFGIARADADQQMTEAGSVIGTAQYLSPEQAQGEETTAASDTYAVGVVLYEMLTGRVPFDGDRPVTVAMKQINEPPVPPRVFVHDIPPDLDAVVLKALSKRPEDRYHSAEEFTAALLDVRAGMPGNQQSTLILTAPAATAGAAAAATTETAVMAEPARGGRGGNGRGGGRGTKKGGANRPAMWGIAAVIIAAIAVALALALTRGGSDMIGVPDVAGFDAPAASRAITDAGLTPTQRTQASDTVQLGVVIGTQPEAGTEVAKQSTVTILVSSGPAQVTVPNVVGKAVEDAQATLEKAGFDVTTEQVNSDKEIGTVVRQAPRAGSQAGSGDTITLYVSKGVTKVTVPDVTGSDIDAARSSLTNAGLEVGSVTEDDGTSGLSPGTVTGQDPSGGASVAKGSSVDLIVAASGGSSVPDVTGSDSSTARSKLESLGFNVSTAEVESTQPAGIVVDQDPSGASQVPAGSTVTIYISRGSAGGGSSGGGSSGGGSSGGGSQPPAPSPGGGSSGGGSGGGSQPPPPG
- a CDS encoding FtsW/RodA/SpoVE family cell cycle protein — protein: MSLRSRELGFLIPALLLGMLGLAAGASARADELQAGPWQTALGVALVFIVMHAVLRLRAPLSDPYLVPILAALTGIGLAMLYRIDPGLAGDQAIWVTLGGIVFCAVIVFLPDQRVLERYRYVIGLTAVILLVVTMVFGTEVNGSRLWIEVGGGQRIQLGELAKVLMVIFLAGYLREKREVLAIPTQRRLGVNLPSFRHLAPILVLWGAALVVVVVLNDFGTALLFFGVFLAMLYLATGRPLYVGLGVGLFAVGALAIWAAVPRIGARVDSWLHPFSDAQGSGYQMVQSLYALADGGVVGPGFGRALLVTPGGEPRIPALETDFIFSAVSNDLGYVGAIGVMLLYVLLMARGFAIATAARDGFSKLLAGGLTAVVGLQAFIIIGGVVRLVPLTGVTLPFMSYGGSSVVVNFGIAAILLVISNRSRRGLVEAVRGVPAA
- a CDS encoding Stp1/IreP family PP2C-type Ser/Thr phosphatase, with product MTARLAWVEIARATDVGRVRGHNEDRHLVRPPVLAVADGMGGAQAGEVASGMAVAALDAMPEQPRPGDLRRAVERANGDIRKAASSDARRAGMGTTVTTCMLADDGRMYVVHVGDSRAYLVRGGELRRLTDDHSVVAELVRGGALTEDQADRHPQRNVITRALGASDKVSVDAFQVGVEPGDVVMLCTDGVSAALGDAALRRVFADGASLDNAALALLAAADESGGEDNATVVLARVGEGDAAGVPPPLEFVPATPRVAVLPRPMVEPSARTARAPEPGRVLERVPTTRSKLLIAGTAVLVVAGMIMGLTAWAASRSHVVRADDAGQVRLYAGLPYSPLGIPLMDDGRPLGVPARDVTAEDASALDQGIQGEGEATALATRLIWRYGMPQQWKVPEAGGKP